DNA sequence from the Cohnella herbarum genome:
AATGCTGAGCGACATATTATCCACGGCGATGAAATCGCCGAATTTCTTGGTCAAGTTACGAATCTCTAATACGTTCATCCGAATCACTCCGTTTGGGTTAAGTTAGTGTTCAAAAAGTCAGGTTTTCAGCACCGAGAAGGTTGGATGAAGCTAGGAACTGAGGAGCGGAGCGTAGGAAAAGCCTACGTGAGCACCGGAAGGCCCGGCTGAATTCAAGATTCGATGTCGTATCCGCTTCTTGCTTCGCTCCGTGATCAAAAGATGACTTTTTGAACTACCTTTATAAGAGAATTGTAATGAAATAGGGTGCCCTTATGTCAGTGCATAAGTTCACCCTTTCATATGACAATCTTCATATTCGCGACATGACTAAGGTCACCCTCTCCCGACAGGGAGGAGAGTCGTCACGCTGAAACCTTTCGTTCCATCGACGATGACGGTTCCTCCCGCGGCTGCCGCTCTTTCCTCCATGCCGGCGATGCCAAGTCCCTTAATCACTTTATCCGTACCGATTCCGTTATCCGTTACGACCGCTTTAATGAATTTGTTGAGAACATGGACTTCGATATGAATTCCAGTCGCCTGGCCGTATTTGAGCGAATTCGTGATCGATTCCATCGCGTTCTCTTGAATGATTTTCCACTGAATGGGCGTGATGGCGTCCATATTCCCTTCGTGGGATAACGTCGCGCGAAGGGCGGTCTTGACCGACAGATCGTCCACGATCAGCCGCAGACGGTTAATTCCGAGCTCTTGGGATTTCGGCTTTATGTCTCTAAGCGTCAGCCGGATTCGCTCCAGCCCTTCCTTGGAGATGGAGATCGCGTTCCGAAGTAACGTAGCGGCCTTGTCCGGATCCGTGCCGAGCAGCCGCTTGGATGCTTCCATTTGAATAAGAGCGCCGGCCATCGAATGGCCGATGTCGTCGTGAATTTGCTGGGAGACGCGGTTGCGTTCCTCCAGTTTGATCGTATACTCGGACTGGCGCATATACTCCTTGTTCTCGTTAAGGGATCGGCTGAGCTTCTGTATGTCCGCGCGCATCGTTTCCCGTTCGTTCTGAAGGCGCAGCATTTTCTCGATCGAGGCGTGCCCTCCGGCATGAACTAGCAGGCTGAGAAATGCGGCCAGCAAGTAAACGGCAATCAGCGAGGAAGGGACGAGAGGAATCGGCGCAAGTAAAGCGAGTGCGAACGCGATTTTCTTCTTATTGACCATCCACGCAAGCTCATAGAGATTAATCGGCAACAAGAGGATGAATGCCGGAATAAGCCAATAAGAGCAAACGATCGTAAAAGCAGCCGACAGGGCGATAAGCAACAGTCTCGGCTCCGTACGTTTAAGGATCGGAATCGGGACATTGATGCAAATATAGATTAATGCGATAAGCACATGCCAGGCATCGAACTTAGAAGCCGAGAACAAGGAGACGGCGATGATGTATGCAAGCAAACCGGCTTTATTGCCGATGATCCAATTATCCATGAAAAAGAACTCTCCTATCCGTCCGACATTCTTACTTCGCCCGTTAAGTAGTAGATCGCGATTTGCGTGCGATGCTCTAGGCCGGTTTTGTTGAGAACGGAAGTGATGTAATTGGCGATCGTCCCCTCGGAGATGAACAATTTCTTGGCGATTTCCTTATTGGATAAGCCATTCGCGATTTGCGCCATGACAGCGAGTTCGCGTTCGGTGAATAGGCTTCGATTCATGGAACTATGACTCTCGTGGCTTCGAGATATAGAAGGGGGAGTTGGGGAGGGCGGCGGATCGGCCGGGTCGGTTGGAGCTTTCGCGGTGCCGGAGAACAGACTGTTCTTGATTTTATTCAATACGACGTCCTGAAGAACGTGATGATCGTTGTGTACGCTTTTGATGGCATCCCGGATGCTTTCCGGGTCGTTGTTCTTGAGTAAATATCCTTTAGCTCCGGCGTGTACGGCATCGATAATGTTCTCATCGTCGTCGAAAGTAGTAAGGATAAGAGGTTTGACATTCGTTTCCGCGGTTAGAATGCGGGTGGCCTCGACGCCGTTCATGTTCGGCATCTGCACGTCCAGCAGCACGACATCGACTTCATGAGAGCGGCAGAAGGCGACCGCTTCCGCGCCGTCCGCGGCCGTACCGACGACTTCAAAGTCCGGAAAAGTCGTTAATATAATTTTCATTCCTTCCCGAATGAAGGAGTTGTCGTCCGCGATCAGTACTTTTATCGTCATAGGAATGAGCCTCCTGGTTTGATGTACCGGGAAATGAATCCATAGTCATCTTAACTCATTATGAGGCAGTCGGAAAGATGAGAACAAGGGAGGTCGATGGGGAATCGCATCCTTATTAAAGATTCCTTTAACGGAAGCGACAGCCGTTATTCTGCACAAAAAGATACTTTTCAAAATCTAACGGAAATCAGCGCTCTTATTTTAGTGTTTTCCATGAAAACAGGCCATATGGGGATAAATAAAGGCGCGTAGCTCCGTTTAGAATCTATAAAAGCTTGTTTTCGACGAAATAGCGGCGGTGGCGAGGCTGTCGATTTAATGTTTATAACTCATTTTGGATCAAGGATCTATCCTATATAGATGGCAAAAATCAATCCATTACATTGCTCTGAGTACGCTCTCAAGCACGGATGGGCCTATAGTGCCAAAAAGTAACGCTATAGCACTGACTTCGAGCACGGATGGGGCTATAGTGCCAAAAAGTAACGCTATAGCGCTGACTCCGGGCACGGATGGGGCTATAGTGCCAAAAAGTAACGATATAGCACTGACTCCGAGCACGGATGGGGCTATAGTGCCAAAGAGTAACGCTATAGCGCTGACTCCGGGCACGGATGGGGCTATAGTGCCAGAAATTCAGCGACTTACAGCTCACTCTCCCTCGGTATCCGACCATTTTGACCCATCAGAGCACGCTATCCTGTGCACCAACTCTCCAATACCCACCATCCGATGAAGATAAGGTACTTAACAATGATGGACAAGTTCGATTTTGAGCCTGTCTTGCTATAGAAGGTGACGGATTCTATATTGTTGTCTATATAAAAGTGGCTGCCAGAACAATTGATAGCGATTTTCTTATTAAGAGACGGCTGACCTCAAACAAAAATCGATTTGACGCGGAGTGTGAATCAGGTTATCCCCAGTTAATAGACAGCTTCGCGGCAGCCGTTAAAAAATAATCCTTGATTGAAGCTGTAGCAGTCATGAAGGACGTAACAGCGAAGGCATGCATGCCGCATCAACTAGGGGAAAATAAAGTTCCTCACTGAGAAAATCCCGTCAGGATCGTGTATCCTGACGGGATTTTCTCAGTGAACGCTTACGGTATGTTCAGACGCAAAGCTTTTCCTTTTACGGAGTCGTCGGGGAGCCGTCCGGCAATCTTGCGTTCGTCCAAGTCGGTAGAACGTTCTCGCATGGGAATTTCGCCGCAAGCTTCTCGTCGATGTCGATGCCCAGCCCCGGCTTGTTGTTGGGGTACACGTACCCGTTACGGACTTCGGGACATCCGGGGAATACTTCGTGGATGGCATCGTTAAAGCCATTCCATTCTTGGATGCCGAAGTTGATGCTGCTTACGTCCAGATGGACGTGAGCGGCATGACCGACCGGCGAAGTGTCGCCGGGTCCGTGCCAAGCGGTTCTGACGCCGAAGGAGTCGCAGAGCGCCGTCAGTTTCCGGGTTGGCGTAATGCCGCCGATCTGGCTGACGTGCACGCGGATATAATCGATCAACCGGTTCGTGATGAGCGGCATCCATTCGTTCGGGTTGTTGAACAACTCGCCCATCGCCAGTGGAATGGAGGAGTGTTGGCGAATCATGCGGAACCACTCCAGTTGTTCGGGAGGCAAAGCGTCTTCCAAGAAGAACAGCTCGAAAGGCTCCAGTTTCTTAGCAAAATTCACCGCATCGATCGGGGTCAGGCGTTCATGAATATCGTGCAGCAATTCGATGTCCCAGCCGACTTGTGCCCGCAGATGCTCGAACAGGCCGACGATGCTCTTCATATAAGCTTTCGGGTCGTAGTAAGCGCCAGCTTGAGCGCCGTCCGGCGTGACGATGGTCTGACCGACTCCGCCGTACGTCCCCATTTGGCAGCGAATATAGCGATAACCTTGTTCCATGTACGCGCGAACGTTTTCTTCGACTTCTTTCACGTCGCTGCCGTCCGCGTGACGGTACACTGCGGCGCCTTCGCGAACTTTGCCTCCGAACAGCTCATACAGCGGCATGCCGGCCATTTTCCCCTTGATGTCCCATAACGCCATGTCGACGCCGGACAGCGCGTTGTTCAGGACGGGGCCGTTGCGCCAATAGCTGCTGACGATCGTGGAATGCCAAATATCGTTGATGTTGTTCACGTCTTTGCCGATCAACATCGGCTTGATATATTGTTCGATCGCGTTCTGCACCGTTAAGTAACGTTGGGTAAACGTGGCGCAGCCCACGCCGTAAATTTCGGGATCCGTTGTTTCGACTTTGACGACGACCAAGTTAATGCCCTCGGGCGCGGTGAGGATCGTTTTGATATTGCGAATCTTCAGGTTCTCCATATCCACTCTTCCTTATCTCTCTATATTTACTGTTTAACTGCGCCTGCCGTTAGGCTGCTGATGAAGTATTTTTGCATGAACAGGAACAAAACGATCAACGGTAAGCTGGAGATAATGGACGCGGCCATCATATCGTTCCATACGACTTTGTAGAAGCCGTTTAATTGACCTATTCCGACGGGTAAGGTTTTCATCGTCTCCGTCGTGACGAGGATAAAGGCGAACATATACTCGTTCCACCCCATCAAGAAGGAGTAAATCGCCGTCGCGGCAATACCCGGCAAGGACAAAGGCAAGATGATTTGGACGAACGTCCGAATTTGGCTGCAACCGTCGATCATCGCCGCTTCGTCCAGTTCTCTCGGAATGCCTTGGAAGAAGCCCAACATCATCCACGTGCACATCGGAAGGGCGAAGGCGATATATACGACGATCAATCCCCAGTGAGAATCGATCAGTCCGAATGTTTTCAACACTTTGTAGAACGGAATCAACAGCATAATAGAAGGGAACATCTGCGTTACGAGCAGAAAAGATAGAAAAGTCCCTTTGCCGCGAAATTTAAATCGGGAAGCGCCGTACCCGGCGAGCGCTGCGAACGCGATCGTGATAAAAGTCGAAACGGCGACGATGAATACGCTGTTCAGGAAGTAGTCCAGGAACGGATAGTCCTTCCAAATCCGCGTGAAGCTTTCGAACGTTGGATTGTCTGGTATCCATTTCGGAGGAGTGATCATCACTTCTTCGTTGGATTTAAGTGCCGTCGATACCATCCAAAGCGTAGGAATAAGCACCAAGCACGAAGCTACGATCAGGATGGCGTACATTCCCGTATTGAAAATGGAAAACTTGCGTTTAGTCGTCTCCATTGCCGAACAACCTCCTATACCCGTATCCCATTAACCAGCAGACGAAGAACACCAAGATCGCCATCGCGGAAGCTTTGCCGAAGTTGAAAAAGTCGAAAGCTTGCTTGAAGATGTCGATACTGACGACATTGGTCGCGTTGCCCGGTCCTCCCTGGGTCAGAATCCAGATCATCGTAAAATGCTTGAACCACCATACCGTGTCTAAGATGAGCGTGACGACCATGACGGGCATCAACGCAGGTAACGTGACGTAACGGAAAGCCGTGCTGCGCGTGCAACCGTCGATCTTCGCCGCTTCGTATACGTCTTCCGGAATACTTTGCAAGCCTGCGAGCAATAGCATCATGACCATCGGGAAACCTTTCCAGATGGATACGACAATGACGGCGGCGAACGCCGTTTGCTCGTTGCCTAGCCACGATACCGGATCGTCGATCCAGCCCCAATTCATCAATACGGCATTAAACAGCCCGTACATAGGGTTGAAGAGCCATTTCCATAGCAATCCGACGACGACTTCGGGAAATAGCCAGGGGAGAATGAGGATAACGCGGAATACGGTAATGCCTTTCAGCTTCATGTTCAGGATCAGCGCCAAGCCGGTCCCGATGATGAAATGGCCCACGACGACCCAGAACGTATAATGGAGCGTGAGCAGAATCCGATTCAGAAACTCCGAGTTGGAGAAGATGTCGACGTAATATTTCAGCCCTACGAAGTCCCATTTCGTAATGAGGTTCGTATCGAAGAAGCTGATGTAGGCTCCGTAGATAAGCGGATAAGTAATTAAGACAAGCAAGGTAACAACGGCCGGAAGAATGAACCAGACCCCTTTGAGACCGCTCTTCGACGATAGCATAAGTTCTCCCCCATCGTAATGTAGAAAGCCGCAAGGGAGCCAAGGGCTCCCTTGTCGGACTTTGACCTAAGCGATTATTTGCTGTTGCCGATAACCTCGGCGGCGCGATCCGCAGCCCGTTTCGTTGCGGCTTCTACGCTTTGATTGGCGGCGATCATCGATTGGTAAGCTTCGGCTACGATATCTTGGAATTGCGAGTATTGATCGAATGCTGGAATGGTGAACGCGTATTCCAACGCTTTAACGAATCCGGCGTATTCCGGCGTCGTCAATTGCTGTTGTTTGCCGACTTCGATTTTCGTAGGTAGACGGCCGCTCAGTTCGTTCCATTTCAACGCGTTCTCGTCCTCGACCATGAATTTCAAATAATCGGCGACGACTTCTTTGTTTTTGCTGGATTCGGCGATCGAGTAGCCCAACAAGCCGAAGGTAGCCGTATGTTTCACTTTCGCCGGAACCGGCACGCTGTAGAGCTTGCCTTTCAGTTCGGGATTCTGGCTGACGATGTTGCCGAGCGCATTCGGTCCGGTAAGCATCATCGCCACTTTGCCGGTAGCCATCAAGCTAGCCGCTTCCGGGAAGCCCGTCTCCGTCACTCCCGGAGGAACGACGCCGTGCTTGTTGTTCAGATCGACGAAAAATTGGAACGCTTCTTTCGCTTCCGGAGTGGCAAGATCGGATACCCATTTGCCGCTCTCGTCTTTTCTCAATTCTTCGACGCCGTAAGAACGCATGATGGCGATAAAGCGATCGGCGCCGGAACCGTTGCGCGTTCCGATCATGCCAAAGCCCCATTGATCCGCTTTGCCGTCTCCGTCCGTGTCTTTGGTCAGCTTCTTGGCGGCTTCGAGGAACTCGTCCCAGTTCTCGGGTCCTTTCAAGCCTTCTTGCTCGAACCAGTCTCCGCGGTAGACGAGCGCCATTGGAGCCGCGTTCCATGGAAGAAATTGCAGTTTGCCGTCAACGCTGGATTCCTCGATAATGTTCGGATAGAACTCTTTCAGGTATTCCGTTCCGAGCAATTGCGTCAAATCCGCGGTAATGCCCATTCCGTTAGCCGTTCGGGCGAATTGAGGCGTCATGGTGAACGCGTCCGGCAAGTCTCCGGAAGTGGCCATCGCCGTTATTTTTTTGTAAAGGTCGTTCATCGGAACGCCGATGAACTCGATTTTCACTTCGGGATGGAGCTTCATGTAACGCTCGGCCATTTCTTTCTCGGCGGGGCCGTCCGGGTTTTCCGTTTGCGAGACCGACATGATCTTGATTGTCGTCGTCTTTGCAGCGCTTTCTTTTTCGCCATTTTTAGCTGAATCTTTGTTAGTGCCGCAGGCTGCGAGCAACATCGTCATTACGACGAGCAGGGCAATCCAACTGCCGACTTTGTGGACTTTCATTCTGATGACCTCCTAAGATGAATAGCGTTTATATATTGTTTGTCCGCCGGAGCATATGGCTCCGGTAACGGACAAGAACAACCCTAGCGTAGAACTTTCAAGATAACACATCACATGTCATACATGTTATCTCAAAAAAAGACGGCCTTACTTTTTCTCCGTCTGATCATGCAAGCGTTTGATCGTCTGCGAAGTAACGTTGATGGCGCCTTCGCGAACTAAGCGGCGAACGGCTTCCATATCTCGGGATTTGATAGCTTCAAGCTGCTGGGAGTGACCGAAGAGGCTATCTTCCATATCCGCTAAAACCCTGTTCAATTCTTTAAGGTGATAATAGTAGACATTTTTGAGGCGATCGATGATATGGATGAAAAACTGGTTTTTGGAAGCTTTGACGATGGCAAGATGGAATTGATAGTCGGCTAACGAATACTTCGAATAGTCGTGTTGGTTTGCCTTCATTTCCGTAAGCGCTTTCTCGATCGCCGCGATATCCTGTTCGTCTGCGCGAAGAACGGCTAATTCGATGCACTTGGTCTCGATCAGTTCCCGGAATTCCATAATGTCCAGAAATTCCTTCTCGCTTAAGTTCATGATCGGGGCCGTCATCTGAATGTCGAAGCTCATTGCGCGTTCGGATACGAAGGAGCCTTTGCCATGGCGCGTAGTGATAAGCCCGAGATCCCGGAGCTTCTGGACGGCGCTTCGAACGCTTACTCTGCTAACGTTGAACATGCTGCACAATTCGTTATCCGAAGGAATCTTCTGTCCGGGCTGCCAGACTTCGCTTACGATTTTGTTTTGGATCTGCTCGAAGACATCGTCCACGACGTTTTTTTTCTCGATGGCTTTGAAGTCGTTTTTCATATCCGATGTCCCTCCGACTTATAACATGTCATACAAGTTGCAAATTCAATTTAGCACGTTACTCACGGCGGCGTCAATCCCTTTTTTGCTAATTGATCCAGTCGCCTTTTAGAACAGGGAGTAAGCGGAAAGAGTTTCCCGCTACTCCCTGTTCTGCTTATACGCCTACCCAGCGGCGGAACTTCGACCAGATGGAGCGGCCCTCTGCGCCGGCGCCGCCGTGTTCGCCGGAAGCTCCTCCGGCGGGAGCGCAGGACTCCGTCGGCTCCGTGCCCGCCAAGAACGACTCCATAACCGCTTGGCCGGAACAACCGGAAGCCGCCAATAAATTCGTGGCCGGGTCGATGTAGGCGTTGACGACGCCTTCGGGCATAGGGAAAACATGAGGAGGCGTACCCTCAAGAGCGGCTTCCGTGAATCGAGCGAAGATAGGGGCGGCGCGATGGGCTTCGCTCGAAGTGATTGCCCTTCCGCGGTCGTAGCCGATCCATACGGCGGTCGTTAGTTCGGGCGTA
Encoded proteins:
- a CDS encoding enolase C-terminal domain-like protein, whose protein sequence is MENLKIRNIKTILTAPEGINLVVVKVETTDPEIYGVGCATFTQRYLTVQNAIEQYIKPMLIGKDVNNINDIWHSTIVSSYWRNGPVLNNALSGVDMALWDIKGKMAGMPLYELFGGKVREGAAVYRHADGSDVKEVEENVRAYMEQGYRYIRCQMGTYGGVGQTIVTPDGAQAGAYYDPKAYMKSIVGLFEHLRAQVGWDIELLHDIHERLTPIDAVNFAKKLEPFELFFLEDALPPEQLEWFRMIRQHSSIPLAMGELFNNPNEWMPLITNRLIDYIRVHVSQIGGITPTRKLTALCDSFGVRTAWHGPGDTSPVGHAAHVHLDVSSINFGIQEWNGFNDAIHEVFPGCPEVRNGYVYPNNKPGLGIDIDEKLAAKFPCENVLPTWTNARLPDGSPTTP
- a CDS encoding carbohydrate ABC transporter permease, which encodes METTKRKFSIFNTGMYAILIVASCLVLIPTLWMVSTALKSNEEVMITPPKWIPDNPTFESFTRIWKDYPFLDYFLNSVFIVAVSTFITIAFAALAGYGASRFKFRGKGTFLSFLLVTQMFPSIMLLIPFYKVLKTFGLIDSHWGLIVVYIAFALPMCTWMMLGFFQGIPRELDEAAMIDGCSQIRTFVQIILPLSLPGIAATAIYSFLMGWNEYMFAFILVTTETMKTLPVGIGQLNGFYKVVWNDMMAASIISSLPLIVLFLFMQKYFISSLTAGAVKQ
- a CDS encoding FadR/GntR family transcriptional regulator, yielding MKNDFKAIEKKNVVDDVFEQIQNKIVSEVWQPGQKIPSDNELCSMFNVSRVSVRSAVQKLRDLGLITTRHGKGSFVSERAMSFDIQMTAPIMNLSEKEFLDIMEFRELIETKCIELAVLRADEQDIAAIEKALTEMKANQHDYSKYSLADYQFHLAIVKASKNQFFIHIIDRLKNVYYYHLKELNRVLADMEDSLFGHSQQLEAIKSRDMEAVRRLVREGAINVTSQTIKRLHDQTEKK
- a CDS encoding response regulator transcription factor; protein product: MTIKVLIADDNSFIREGMKIILTTFPDFEVVGTAADGAEAVAFCRSHEVDVVLLDVQMPNMNGVEATRILTAETNVKPLILTTFDDDENIIDAVHAGAKGYLLKNNDPESIRDAIKSVHNDHHVLQDVVLNKIKNSLFSGTAKAPTDPADPPPSPTPPSISRSHESHSSMNRSLFTERELAVMAQIANGLSNKEIAKKLFISEGTIANYITSVLNKTGLEHRTQIAIYYLTGEVRMSDG
- a CDS encoding sensor histidine kinase; this encodes MDNWIIGNKAGLLAYIIAVSLFSASKFDAWHVLIALIYICINVPIPILKRTEPRLLLIALSAAFTIVCSYWLIPAFILLLPINLYELAWMVNKKKIAFALALLAPIPLVPSSLIAVYLLAAFLSLLVHAGGHASIEKMLRLQNERETMRADIQKLSRSLNENKEYMRQSEYTIKLEERNRVSQQIHDDIGHSMAGALIQMEASKRLLGTDPDKAATLLRNAISISKEGLERIRLTLRDIKPKSQELGINRLRLIVDDLSVKTALRATLSHEGNMDAITPIQWKIIQENAMESITNSLKYGQATGIHIEVHVLNKFIKAVVTDNGIGTDKVIKGLGIAGMEERAAAAGGTVIVDGTKGFSVTTLLPVGRG
- a CDS encoding ABC transporter substrate-binding protein, yielding MKVHKVGSWIALLVVMTMLLAACGTNKDSAKNGEKESAAKTTTIKIMSVSQTENPDGPAEKEMAERYMKLHPEVKIEFIGVPMNDLYKKITAMATSGDLPDAFTMTPQFARTANGMGITADLTQLLGTEYLKEFYPNIIEESSVDGKLQFLPWNAAPMALVYRGDWFEQEGLKGPENWDEFLEAAKKLTKDTDGDGKADQWGFGMIGTRNGSGADRFIAIMRSYGVEELRKDESGKWVSDLATPEAKEAFQFFVDLNNKHGVVPPGVTETGFPEAASLMATGKVAMMLTGPNALGNIVSQNPELKGKLYSVPVPAKVKHTATFGLLGYSIAESSKNKEVVADYLKFMVEDENALKWNELSGRLPTKIEVGKQQQLTTPEYAGFVKALEYAFTIPAFDQYSQFQDIVAEAYQSMIAANQSVEAATKRAADRAAEVIGNSK
- a CDS encoding carbohydrate ABC transporter permease → MLSSKSGLKGVWFILPAVVTLLVLITYPLIYGAYISFFDTNLITKWDFVGLKYYVDIFSNSEFLNRILLTLHYTFWVVVGHFIIGTGLALILNMKLKGITVFRVILILPWLFPEVVVGLLWKWLFNPMYGLFNAVLMNWGWIDDPVSWLGNEQTAFAAVIVVSIWKGFPMVMMLLLAGLQSIPEDVYEAAKIDGCTRSTAFRYVTLPALMPVMVVTLILDTVWWFKHFTMIWILTQGGPGNATNVVSIDIFKQAFDFFNFGKASAMAILVFFVCWLMGYGYRRLFGNGDD